The DNA window TTTTCTGTAAGCGAGACGGAGGAGTCATGTGACGTCGTGtcacgtaaacaggaagtgtgttCAGGAAGGTGTCCAGTTGTGGTCGTGAATACCAGCATTCCTTCACATTTGGATGTGGTGACTGCACTTGTCTGGTGTGTGTGCTGTCTGCTGCGGCCTGCAATGGCTCGGTGTTCCAGGTGACTGATCtcaggtgtgcgtgtgtgtgtgctcgcgCACAGACACCCTCTGTTCCCGCTTCTTGCTCTGCTGTTTGAGAAATGCGAGCAGTCCACCCTGAGCTCCGACTGCATCACGTCTGCCAGCTTCGACGTGGACATCGAGAACTTCGTCCGCTGCCAAGAGAAGGAGGGCAAGCCTTTCTTCAGCGAGGACCCCGAGCTGGACAATCTGGTCAGGAGGGCTGTTGCAGCGCCTCTTCTGCTGGGGGTCGCAGTGTGTTGACCTGCCACTGATCCACAGATGGTCAAGGCCATTCAGGTCCTGCGGATccacctgctggagctggagaaggtgagCGACCTGTGCAAGGACTTCTGCAGCCGCTACATCGCCTGTCTGAAGACCAAGATGAACAGCGAAACGCTGCTGAGTGGCGACCCGGGCAGCCCCTACTCCCCTGTCCAGGGCCAGGCCCCCAGCTTCTCCCCCACCAAGTCCCACGTGAGTTGGCTCTGAGTGCACCGTCACCCTGCCCCGGGACGTCTGTCAAGCTTGTCTGTGTCCGACTCAGACCCCCAGCTCCTTGTCCACCACCATCAGTCCTCCCGGTCAGATCGTGGTGCCGGCATCCGCTCTGCAGCAGGGGAACGTCACCGTGACGACCGTCAACCCCTCGCAGATGGTCACAGGTAAGTCGCAGGGGCCGACGTCCCCCGGCAGTGGTGTAGCTGTTTCTCGCTGTGCCCCGTCAGGTGGAACCGTCTACCAGCCGGTCACCGTGGTCACCCCCCAGGGTCAGGTGGTCACGCAGGCCCTGTCTCCCGGGACCATACGGGTCCAGAACAATCAGGTCCGTGACTTGCGAGTTGTGCgtgttgtctgtgtgtgagtggagtgtgtgttctgtgtgtgagtggagtgtgtgtgtgtgtgcgcgcgcatgtAAAAGGTGGGGTCTGAACAAGGCGATGCCAAATGTGAGGGTTGAAACCTCAGTTtctgtgtggtgtgtgtctgtgtgtggatgGTTAGGgggagcggctggggaaagggtgattaCAGCGAGAAACCTCCACAGGTCCGAGGctagaaatacaaacgtgtgtgtgtgtgtgtgtgtgttcagctccagctccagttcCATCAGGATCTGAATCTCTTCAATCATGACGACAACTCCACCAAGAACAAACGTGGTGTTCTGCCCAAACATGCCACCAACGTCATGCGCTCCTGGCTCTTCCAGCACATCGGGGTGAGCCGCCgcgtgcgcgcgtgcgtgtgtctgtAGCCGTGGCAGCGTGAGCTCATGGCTCTCCATGCTCTGCAGCATCCGTATCCCACGGAAGACGAGAAGAAGCAGATCGCCACGCAGACCAACCTGACACTGCTGCAGGTCAACAACTGGTGCGTCCTTTGGCGTCGCCGGCCAGCGGCTGAGCCGAGCACCAACTGATCCGTTTGTCCAGGTTCATCAACGCTCGGAGGAGAATCCTGCAGCCCATGTTGGACGCCAGCTCGTCCGAAGCACCCAAAACCAAGAAGAAGACTCCTCAGAACCGGCCGCTGCAGCGCTTCTGGCCCGACTCCATCGCCACCGGAGGCGGAGCGCAGCAGCAGGTCACCATGCCCGACGGTGAGTCGCTCCTTCTTCCCACGCCTCCCTGCGGCTGACGGACCTGTTGTCATCCTCAGGGACTCTGGTGACCATGAACATGGAGGGTCTGCAGAGCCTGACGTCAGACGGGGCCACGCTGGCGGTTCAGCAGGTGATGATCGGGGGTCACAGCGAGGACGAGACGGGGGACAGTATGGAtgaagaggacgaggacgaTGACGATGGGGACATGGCCGGACTGGGCTTGGACAACAGCGACTCGCTCCAGtagacgcgcacacacactcgcacccacccacacacacgcacacacacacatacagttcACGTCCAGCACAACTGCGACTTGTCTATCACTGACCCAGGGTCCAATTTAAGGTCCCAAAGTCCTCGTCTGTCTGGGACTGTAAAATTCTGTGGAACCAGAACTCTGGACCACTGAGTCCTAGACTCCTGTGCTGGTTCAAACAGAGGCGAAGAAGGTGACCCgtagtgccacctgctggatgTTTGTCTTGTCAGCAGcgtcctgcagctgcagtcaTCCCACGTCCAATGGTCAAAGGCGCCACCTCGAGCAAGGACCTGACCCCTCTCACtgggcagattttttttttttttttttttttttttcattgtgtgttttttgttgttgttgaatgaTACCACCTAGCGGCCGGACTCCAACATGTCAGGAGTCCGTTTTCACTCAACGTTCACTGTTGGAACACCAGCCGGACCGGACCCAGACTTGACTTTCAGAAAGCGTTTTGTCATCAGCTCGCGAAGTCCAGTGCACTTTTGTATATTTAAAAGGATGGCATCCCACACAGACGTGTTGAAAACACACCAGGTTTGTAAAGTCCGTGAAAGTTCTTGTTGACCGAGCTCCCGCCGTGCTCGCCGCACCACTTTTGCATGCTTGTGTTTTCAGTAGTTGCAGAGTGAAGAACTTGAGATGCTTATTTTTGTAAACAAACTGAGATTGGTGTTTGATTTTTTTGGTGTTCTGCTGTTTTGTATGAAATATTTATGTACAGCTTGATAAGTGAAGCACGACTCTGTTTTGGAGTCTGAAGTTTTGTAAAGTCCCACACCGGCACCAATTGGTCTGAACATGGCCTTACGCGCTCTTTTGACGAAGAAGCACAAACCTCACGTGAAAGTCCTCGCGAGCACCTGGCCGCCACTCGGCTCCACTCCGTCGCACACTCGACCACACAATCACCTGGAGGCGGGAACATTGGCGGCCAGAGGCCGAGCCCAGGTGTCCGGGGAGGGGGCGGGTCTCTCTGGCGCCgcccctctctcgctcgctctctctctctctctcgtctggTCTGTTTTGCCTTAGAGCTTCTATTTTGGAATAAACCCTCTCAAACTCGGGTGGATGTCTTCTCTGCTCCCTCGGATGTGGGACGCCTAGAGCCGGTCCTCTCTCTGGAACACACAAGCGCAGCTCAGACCGGCGCCGTGTCCGTGGCGCCGCCACCTTCTGACCTCCATCTGTCGGCGGATCCAGCTGAGCGAGCGGGTGATCCGGGTGTAGACTCCGGGCTTGTTCCTCACGGCGCAGCCGATCCCCCAGCTGGTCGCTCCCACCAGCTTCCAGACAGAGTCCTCGCAGGCCAGCGGACCACCGCTGTCCCCCTGAGGACGGGCCGGGTCAGATCCGAGTCCTCGGGCCCGaaccttctgtgtgtgtgcgtgtgtacctGACAGGAGTCGGTTCCTCCCTCCAGGTATCCGGCGCAGATCATCCAGGACGAGATGAAGCCCTGGTAAACCTCCGGAAGGTTGCAGGTCTTGCTGGACAGCAGCGGCACCGCAGCCGAGCGCAGCACCACGCTGGTCTCTCCTGAGAGTGACAGGCGCGCGCGTGTGAGCGTGTGCGGCCCGCGAGCGCGTGTGCGCGcgctcaccctcctcctctgtggctcCCCAGCCCGAGATCCAACACAAGGTCCCGTCGTCAAACTCTTCTCCGACGTTCGGCAGGCAGATGGGCTCGACCAGACCTGCGGGGTGGGACAGGCCAATCAGGAGGCAGAAATGGGGTCGGGACGTCAGTGAGTGGTGACGTCATACCGTTGAACTCCAGCGACCTGTTGAGTCTCATCAGAGCGATGTCATAGTCCAGAGCTTTCGGTCGGTACCGGGCGTGATAGATGATCCGGTCCACTGCCCGAGACTCTGCGCCGTGGACCGTCTGCTCTGTCAGACCCACGTGGGCCGACCACAGCGCCGGGTCGGCGAACCTGAGCGGACAAAGACGTGTCACCCACCCCCGGCGTCACCCGTGACGTCATCGGACTCACCCGTACACGCAGTGCGCGGCAGTCAGGACCCAGCGCGAAGTCAAGATGGAGCCGCCGCACAGATGCTCGCTGCGGAAGTGGAGACTGACCTGCCATGGGAACTGGCCGGGCCGGGAGATGTTCCCGCCCACGATCCGTGAGCTGTAGGCGGGACGGAGGCCGCAGTCTGGGAGCAcgcgtcacacacacacacacacacacacacacacgagtttgttttcatcctggCGAGGACCTCGGATGTTTCTCGCTGactcatgctttccccagcctctgcggGACTCGGAACCGAACCGAAAGCCACTTATTCTGACGTCTCCACCTTCAGGCTGAGGCCCAACCTCGTGGGGACCGTCCCCTCCCccacctcacacacactgacccaGACACTTGAGGGTGGTGACCTTGCCGGAGCTGCACTGGGATTTACTGCGAGGACACAGACGGGAGGC is part of the Synchiropus splendidus isolate RoL2022-P1 chromosome 10, RoL_Sspl_1.0, whole genome shotgun sequence genome and encodes:
- the pknox1.1 gene encoding homeobox protein PKNOX1.1 isoform X1 — translated: MAAHSISIDKFSKDDSQMPGLGKTDGEPEHKFIEGTLAEAASPTLVEPQTPMDVDKASIYRHPLFPLLALLFEKCEQSTLSSDCITSASFDVDIENFVRCQEKEGKPFFSEDPELDNLMVKAIQVLRIHLLELEKVSDLCKDFCSRYIACLKTKMNSETLLSGDPGSPYSPVQGQAPSFSPTKSHTPSSLSTTISPPGQIVVPASALQQGNVTVTTVNPSQMVTGKSQGPTSPGSGVAVSRCAPSGGTVYQPVTVVTPQGQVVTQALSPGTIRVQNNQLQLQFHQDLNLFNHDDNSTKNKRGVLPKHATNVMRSWLFQHIGHPYPTEDEKKQIATQTNLTLLQVNNWFINARRRILQPMLDASSSEAPKTKKKTPQNRPLQRFWPDSIATGGGAQQQVTMPDGTLVTMNMEGLQSLTSDGATLAVQQVMIGGHSEDETGDSMDEEDEDDDDGDMAGLGLDNSDSLQ
- the pknox1.1 gene encoding homeobox protein PKNOX1.1 isoform X2, whose protein sequence is MAAHSISIDKFSKDDSQMPGLGKTDGEPEHKFIEGTLAEAASPTLVEPQTPMDVDKASIYRHPLFPLLALLFEKCEQSTLSSDCITSASFDVDIENFVRCQEKEGKPFFSEDPELDNLMVKAIQVLRIHLLELEKVSDLCKDFCSRYIACLKTKMNSETLLSGDPGSPYSPVQGQAPSFSPTKSHTPSSLSTTISPPGQIVVPASALQQGNVTVTTVNPSQMVTGGTVYQPVTVVTPQGQVVTQALSPGTIRVQNNQLQLQFHQDLNLFNHDDNSTKNKRGVLPKHATNVMRSWLFQHIGHPYPTEDEKKQIATQTNLTLLQVNNWFINARRRILQPMLDASSSEAPKTKKKTPQNRPLQRFWPDSIATGGGAQQQVTMPDGTLVTMNMEGLQSLTSDGATLAVQQVMIGGHSEDETGDSMDEEDEDDDDGDMAGLGLDNSDSLQ